A window of Formosa sp. Hel1_31_208 contains these coding sequences:
- a CDS encoding DUF4350 domain-containing protein, translating to MFSKMTKSLVIYSFICCSYFGMSQQVADSSLVLEIENPYHKKDKGPTLYIDEAHHNFHTKEGRFKPFSTFLENDGYVVKSMSNYDNLKPTEVLVISNAIHSKNIGNWQQPIYSAFNEQEINRLTEWVKNGGRLLIIADHMPFSGAANELANAFGFDFCDGFAQLSKPRNQPDIFSEDNDRLISSPLTDGTYGKAIKSVTTFTGSSFQIPSSATGILKFKKGDECAQPEIAWQFDDDTKAKDLEGHYQGAIMNFSKGKLAVFGEAAQFTAQTITNENGTFRFGFHSEDAPNNMEFLRNLMLWLSAKD from the coding sequence ATGTTTTCAAAGATGACCAAAAGCTTAGTGATTTACAGTTTTATATGCTGTTCGTATTTTGGTATGTCGCAACAAGTAGCTGATTCGTCTTTAGTTCTAGAAATTGAAAACCCCTATCATAAAAAAGACAAAGGACCTACACTATATATTGACGAAGCACATCATAATTTCCATACCAAAGAGGGACGGTTTAAACCATTTAGTACCTTTTTAGAAAACGATGGTTATGTTGTAAAGTCCATGTCAAACTATGATAATTTAAAACCTACAGAGGTTTTAGTGATTTCTAATGCTATTCATTCTAAAAATATAGGAAATTGGCAACAACCCATTTATAGTGCTTTTAATGAACAAGAAATAAACAGGTTAACGGAATGGGTAAAAAATGGTGGACGATTATTAATCATCGCAGACCATATGCCGTTTTCTGGTGCTGCGAATGAATTGGCTAATGCTTTCGGATTTGATTTCTGTGACGGATTTGCACAATTATCAAAACCCAGAAATCAACCAGATATATTTTCCGAAGATAATGACCGCCTCATCTCATCTCCACTTACCGATGGAACTTATGGAAAAGCTATAAAAAGTGTGACCACATTTACGGGCTCCTCGTTTCAAATTCCGTCTTCCGCAACAGGAATTCTAAAATTTAAAAAAGGAGACGAATGCGCACAGCCAGAAATCGCCTGGCAATTTGATGACGATACGAAAGCCAAAGATTTAGAAGGACACTATCAAGGTGCTATTATGAATTTTAGCAAAGGTAAATTGGCCGTTTTTGGTGAAGCTGCTCAATTTACTGCACAGACTATTACCAATGAAAATGGCACATTTCGATTTGGATTTCATTCTGAAGATGCGCCAAACAATATGGAATTCCTAAGAAACCTAATGCTTTGGCTTAGTGCTAAAGACTAA
- a CDS encoding BlaI/MecI/CopY family transcriptional regulator, with the protein MKQLTKAEEEIMHILWQLERANVKDIIEQLPQPKPAYNTVSTIVRILENKGFVDYEKQGKGHIYFPLVKKQEYSNQSITNLVDNYFQGSFKSMVSFFVKKNDVDLKDMEAILKDINNKKQ; encoded by the coding sequence ATGAAACAATTAACAAAAGCCGAAGAAGAAATCATGCACATCCTTTGGCAATTAGAACGTGCTAATGTAAAAGATATTATTGAACAGCTTCCACAGCCTAAACCGGCTTATAATACCGTGTCTACCATAGTACGTATTTTAGAGAATAAAGGGTTTGTGGACTACGAAAAACAGGGTAAAGGGCATATTTATTTTCCGTTGGTTAAAAAACAAGAGTACAGCAATCAGTCGATTACGAACTTAGTTGACAATTATTTTCAAGGATCTTTTAAAAGCATGGTGTCCTTTTTTGTTAAGAAGAATGATGTTGATTTAAAAGATATGGAAGCCATTTTAAAAGATATTAATAATAAAAAACAATAG